A genomic window from Sphingobacterium spiritivorum includes:
- a CDS encoding FecR family protein, with protein MDNKEFYKQLVQRYHSGKANEQEIALFLELLRTGQIEDIVESHMEEQSGVEEKKIQKTRYYRFFKYAAALLLVTLTGASLFYNWYESERKMEIARMNNIGPATAKAILKLADGRHIMLDSTFGELIIQDSAVKDQSGKMVHQGENEYYEVNVPKGGTFHLNLSDGSKVWLNSGSTLRFPQKFAGNLRKIELKGEAFFEVRKQTGSAGERIPFIVQTSKQTVEVLGTSFNVKAYGEENESATLFTGLVRLKNNKNNHEKMLSPGSKAVLERNGEFKVGIADLEEEGSWRSDAFVFNETPINDILNQLSRWYNVDIDFIGSAEYSFNGYLQRNVSLGEALETLKGTGELDYQYQNHKVIIKQKKTK; from the coding sequence CAGGAAATTGCTTTGTTTCTGGAATTGCTAAGAACTGGTCAGATTGAAGACATAGTGGAGAGTCATATGGAGGAACAGTCAGGTGTTGAAGAAAAAAAAATACAAAAAACACGTTATTATCGTTTTTTTAAATATGCTGCAGCATTATTATTGGTCACTTTGACAGGAGCTTCATTGTTCTATAACTGGTATGAGAGCGAAAGGAAGATGGAGATAGCACGGATGAATAATATAGGTCCGGCGACTGCTAAAGCGATCTTAAAATTAGCAGATGGCCGACATATAATGTTAGATTCCACATTCGGAGAGCTGATTATTCAGGACAGCGCCGTTAAAGATCAATCTGGGAAAATGGTACATCAGGGGGAAAATGAATATTATGAAGTCAATGTACCCAAGGGTGGTACCTTTCATCTCAACCTCAGCGATGGCTCAAAAGTATGGCTGAATTCGGGTAGTACACTTCGGTTTCCACAAAAATTCGCAGGCAATCTCCGTAAAATTGAACTGAAAGGGGAAGCGTTCTTCGAAGTCAGAAAACAGACCGGAAGTGCCGGTGAACGGATACCCTTTATTGTACAAACCTCAAAACAGACAGTTGAAGTTCTGGGAACCAGTTTTAATGTCAAAGCCTATGGTGAAGAGAACGAGTCTGCGACTTTATTCACCGGACTTGTCAGACTAAAGAATAATAAAAATAACCATGAAAAAATGTTGTCCCCGGGTAGTAAAGCAGTTTTGGAGCGGAATGGTGAATTTAAGGTCGGAATAGCTGACCTGGAGGAAGAAGGGAGCTGGCGATCAGATGCTTTTGTATTTAATGAAACTCCGATAAACGATATTTTAAATCAGTTGAGCCGATGGTATAATGTGGATATAGACTTTATAGGTTCTGCTGAATACAGTTTTAACGGATATCTGCAGCGAAATGTATCACTTGGAGAAGCACTGGAAACATTAAAAGGAACCGGAGAACTTGACTATCAGTACCAGAATCACAAAGTAATTATAAAACAGAAGAAAACTAAATAG
- a CDS encoding TonB-dependent receptor, which produces MNLIILFKQSFGLKYVCRRSSTEKSVLWIKCTTLFLCLMLCHVYSSAYSQNINLSFKNEKLGKVLKSISQQSGYRVFYNSELLKGTKPVSIDVKAGTLNNVLDLVFVNQPLSYRLEGRSILISRQTAAKNMVVHTPAEDFQEAITGTVTDSTGRSLSGVTVKIKGTNSSTATDAQGYFKLTRSQQGHVTLVFSYIGYQTLESIYTGSPLQVAMKTEVSDIAEIVVIGYGTVKKSDLTGSVSTISSAQLSQVNGVSNVAQALQGHAPGVRVNQASGQPGEGMKIQIRGTNSLGASNDPLYVVDGMMLDGLTAQINPDDIASVSVLKDASSTAIYGSRGANGVVMITTKKGASGKKKISYNNYFGTQRLRKKIDVVNAIDFATLQNEVAANDGKPLPWTQAQINDLGEGTDWQDLVYRAAPVQTHNLSISGGNQDTKYFTSFGYFDQDGIIRNSGFQRLSLRTNIDHKLFEKINLTTNLSIQNSAYDRAQYQSADGSGGIPWSSMVLPPTMQVYDANGNYTKFTGVSWGETNPVGISENWKNRNNSLRLIGNVALSYEILDGLKLKLSAGLDHAYNKQDTYFPGNISLGQRIVDGKPVFGVANKNYGSSSTFINDNILEYQKQFGDKHKLDALVGLTYQTSRNDGLNSGSGVGFASDTYETSNIQSAITKALPSSSFGDNRLLSYMARANYSYADKYFLTVSGRRDGSSRFGANNKYAFFPSAAVAWAVSQEDFLKDNPTLSLLKIRTSYGESGNQAIANYQTLANVSGTDAIFNNQINTGFILAALENANLKWETTRQYDIGLDMGLFNNKIQIVADYYNKRTKDLLLNVTLPGSGGFSSVLQNIGVVQNKGFEFQISAQPRLGEHLRWKPSFNISFNRTKVLDMGVDAYGNPVTFKEIGTGGNWFPTIVGQSMMQLYGYTVEGIYQTDQEAIANGEPSKKAGDYRFKNWDGQGTVNDQDDRRVLSRLEPKFTFGFNNGFTYKNFDFSFMMVGSYGNDIVNEFRKYNISLNGSWAPTQEGFDNRWKGSGQGNTFDKPSANSGSAIRDYANSLWVENGSYLRLRDVTLGYTLPAELTNRLRISGVRIYVSAQNYLTITNYSGFDPEVSWASAAVNGWDRGNYPATKSITAGIKVDF; this is translated from the coding sequence ATGAATTTAATCATATTATTCAAACAGTCTTTTGGCCTGAAGTACGTATGTCGAAGGTCATCAACCGAAAAGTCTGTACTTTGGATAAAGTGCACAACCCTGTTCCTGTGTCTGATGCTTTGTCATGTATACAGCAGTGCTTATTCACAAAATATCAACCTGTCTTTTAAAAACGAAAAATTAGGCAAAGTATTAAAATCAATCAGTCAGCAGAGCGGGTACAGAGTCTTCTATAACAGCGAATTGCTGAAAGGAACAAAACCGGTCAGTATAGATGTAAAAGCCGGCACGCTTAACAACGTACTGGATCTTGTTTTTGTCAATCAACCGTTGAGCTACAGGCTGGAGGGCAGATCTATTCTGATCAGCAGGCAGACGGCTGCGAAGAATATGGTAGTCCATACCCCGGCCGAAGATTTTCAGGAAGCAATTACAGGTACAGTCACAGACAGTACGGGCAGGAGTCTTTCCGGAGTTACCGTAAAAATAAAAGGAACAAACAGCAGTACTGCCACAGATGCACAGGGCTACTTTAAGCTGACAAGATCACAACAAGGTCATGTCACACTGGTATTCTCCTATATCGGTTATCAAACTCTTGAAAGTATATATACAGGAAGTCCGCTGCAGGTGGCCATGAAAACAGAGGTATCTGATATAGCGGAGATCGTGGTCATCGGATACGGTACAGTAAAAAAATCAGATCTTACGGGATCGGTTTCTACTATATCTTCAGCTCAGCTTAGTCAGGTTAACGGGGTCTCCAACGTTGCACAGGCTTTACAGGGACATGCTCCGGGTGTACGTGTCAATCAGGCTTCAGGTCAGCCGGGTGAAGGCATGAAAATTCAGATCAGAGGAACAAACTCTCTGGGAGCTAGTAACGATCCCTTGTATGTGGTGGATGGTATGATGCTCGACGGACTGACTGCTCAGATTAATCCGGATGATATAGCAAGCGTCTCTGTTTTGAAAGATGCATCCTCTACAGCGATTTATGGTTCGAGAGGTGCAAACGGGGTCGTGATGATTACAACTAAAAAAGGCGCATCCGGTAAAAAGAAAATTTCGTACAACAACTATTTCGGAACACAGCGGCTGCGTAAAAAGATCGATGTCGTTAATGCCATAGATTTTGCTACACTTCAGAATGAAGTCGCTGCCAATGACGGCAAACCCTTACCCTGGACACAGGCACAGATTAATGATCTTGGCGAAGGTACCGACTGGCAGGATCTGGTGTACAGAGCCGCTCCTGTACAAACCCATAACTTAAGTATTAGCGGAGGTAATCAGGATACCAAATATTTTACTTCATTCGGATACTTTGATCAGGATGGTATTATCCGCAATTCCGGATTCCAGCGTTTGTCTCTACGAACCAATATCGATCATAAGTTGTTTGAAAAAATTAATCTTACAACCAATTTAAGTATTCAAAATTCAGCTTACGACCGTGCGCAATATCAAAGTGCGGATGGTAGCGGAGGGATTCCCTGGTCTTCAATGGTACTGCCTCCTACCATGCAGGTGTATGATGCGAATGGCAATTATACAAAGTTTACCGGAGTATCCTGGGGAGAGACTAACCCGGTCGGTATATCTGAAAACTGGAAGAATAGAAATAACAGCCTCCGTCTTATCGGTAATGTAGCCCTTTCGTATGAGATTCTAGATGGGCTTAAATTAAAACTAAGCGCAGGACTGGATCATGCATACAATAAACAGGATACATATTTTCCAGGAAACATCAGTCTGGGTCAGCGAATTGTCGATGGGAAGCCTGTATTTGGAGTGGCAAACAAAAATTATGGCAGTTCTTCTACTTTTATCAATGATAATATTCTGGAATATCAGAAGCAATTTGGAGATAAGCACAAACTGGACGCACTGGTGGGGTTGACTTATCAGACTAGCAGAAACGATGGATTGAATAGTGGTAGCGGAGTAGGCTTTGCAAGTGATACTTATGAAACATCAAATATTCAGTCTGCTATAACCAAAGCACTTCCTTCATCTTCATTTGGCGACAACAGGTTACTTTCTTATATGGCTAGGGCGAATTATTCCTATGCAGATAAATATTTTCTGACGGTCTCCGGCAGGAGGGATGGTTCATCCCGTTTTGGAGCCAATAATAAATATGCCTTTTTTCCCTCAGCTGCAGTTGCCTGGGCAGTATCACAGGAGGATTTTTTAAAGGATAACCCGACATTGTCGCTTTTAAAAATCAGAACTTCCTATGGAGAATCCGGCAATCAGGCTATTGCTAACTATCAGACACTAGCTAATGTTTCGGGTACAGATGCAATATTTAATAATCAGATTAATACCGGATTTATTTTGGCGGCACTTGAAAATGCAAATCTGAAATGGGAGACAACCCGCCAGTATGATATAGGACTGGATATGGGATTGTTTAACAACAAAATCCAGATCGTAGCCGATTATTATAACAAACGTACCAAAGATCTGCTGTTAAATGTGACTTTGCCCGGATCTGGTGGATTTAGTTCTGTACTGCAGAATATTGGTGTAGTACAAAATAAAGGTTTTGAATTTCAAATCTCTGCTCAGCCCCGGTTGGGAGAGCATCTGAGGTGGAAACCTTCTTTCAATATCTCCTTTAACCGTACAAAAGTTCTGGATATGGGTGTGGATGCTTATGGCAATCCGGTTACGTTCAAAGAGATCGGTACTGGCGGTAACTGGTTTCCCACCATCGTAGGTCAGTCTATGATGCAATTGTACGGATACACAGTAGAAGGGATTTATCAGACCGATCAGGAAGCTATAGCTAACGGAGAACCCTCCAAGAAAGCCGGAGATTACAGATTTAAGAACTGGGACGGACAGGGAACTGTCAATGATCAGGATGACCGTAGGGTATTGAGCCGGTTGGAACCTAAGTTTACATTTGGTTTTAATAACGGGTTTACCTACAAGAATTTTGATTTTTCCTTTATGATGGTAGGTAGTTACGGGAATGATATTGTGAATGAATTCAGAAAGTACAACATCTCCCTGAACGGGAGTTGGGCACCTACTCAGGAAGGCTTTGACAATCGCTGGAAAGGAAGCGGACAGGGAAATACGTTTGATAAGCCGAGTGCCAATAGTGGTAGCGCTATCCGGGATTATGCAAACTCGCTATGGGTAGAAAACGGGTCTTATCTGCGCCTGCGCGATGTGACGCTGGGTTATACCTTACCTGCGGAGTTAACAAACAGGTTGCGAATTTCGGGAGTAAGGATATATGTCAGTGCTCAAAACTATCTCACGATCACCAATTACAGTGGCTTCGATCCGGAAGTTTCCTGGGCCTCAGCAGCTGTAAACGGATGGGATAGAGGAAACTATCCTGCTACCAAATCAATTACAGCGGGTATAAAAGTAGATTTTTAA
- a CDS encoding RagB/SusD family nutrient uptake outer membrane protein yields MKTIYSIFILLTAFLIQGCERTLEEKPQTILSPNQFFLNPGNYEASVKGIYSGLPLYIPFTHEMITDLYATPSAQAEQALPIYNNQPTPSYYNARSAWNGPYAVIKNANFILKYLPDAPLSSTQIANLTAEARFLRGYAFFQLVQLFGDVPMPLKVAEDYNNLRLPRTPQVEVYTQILEDLLFAEANLPENAPQQGRAHKLAATALLARVYLTMAGNPLNQTKYFADALKKSTDVIKSDRFTLVADYAEVFHKLAYTTESIWDKQYVADRGGNFLHGSSCTAPGYTPTLVPSANFINSFPKGDRRLSWGIMINYPAPGGPLARPFFHKFVDATLIDRGVLPSGSLVSYAIPLVRYAEMYLIAAEAENAINGPAQAYQYINVIRKRARIDKNDPTHVPDLQNLSKEQFQQAVWKEWDWEMYQEGLSWTTMKRSNTFNRIQQQRGNTLTVPVGLYNQTWPIPIEEITNNNIPQNPLYQ; encoded by the coding sequence ATGAAAACGATATATAGCATATTCATATTACTTACTGCATTTCTGATACAGGGCTGCGAGCGTACATTAGAAGAAAAGCCTCAGACAATCTTAAGTCCGAATCAATTTTTTCTGAATCCCGGAAATTATGAAGCTTCTGTAAAAGGGATCTATAGCGGCCTGCCCTTATATATTCCATTTACACATGAGATGATCACCGATCTCTATGCAACACCATCTGCACAGGCTGAGCAGGCTTTGCCGATCTATAACAATCAGCCTACACCATCTTATTATAATGCACGTAGCGCCTGGAACGGCCCTTATGCCGTCATCAAAAATGCTAATTTTATCCTAAAATATCTGCCTGATGCACCTTTGAGCAGTACGCAGATAGCAAACCTGACAGCTGAAGCACGTTTTTTGAGGGGTTACGCTTTCTTTCAACTTGTACAGCTGTTTGGAGATGTGCCTATGCCTTTGAAAGTCGCTGAAGATTATAACAATCTGAGACTGCCCCGAACACCTCAGGTAGAAGTGTATACTCAGATATTGGAGGATTTACTTTTTGCGGAAGCTAATCTTCCGGAAAATGCTCCACAGCAGGGGCGTGCACATAAACTGGCTGCTACAGCGCTTCTGGCACGAGTATATCTCACCATGGCAGGCAATCCTTTGAATCAGACGAAATACTTTGCCGATGCATTGAAAAAATCTACAGATGTTATTAAATCCGACAGGTTTACGCTTGTGGCAGATTATGCAGAAGTATTCCATAAACTAGCCTATACCACAGAATCCATCTGGGATAAACAATATGTGGCAGACCGCGGTGGCAATTTTCTGCATGGCAGTTCCTGTACTGCACCCGGATATACACCGACATTAGTGCCTTCAGCTAATTTTATCAATAGTTTTCCGAAAGGTGACAGGCGGTTGTCATGGGGAATTATGATTAACTACCCGGCTCCCGGCGGACCATTAGCGAGACCATTTTTCCATAAATTCGTAGATGCAACATTAATAGACAGGGGAGTATTGCCATCGGGATCACTGGTGTCTTATGCCATTCCTTTAGTGCGTTATGCTGAAATGTATCTGATAGCTGCCGAGGCGGAGAACGCAATAAACGGACCTGCACAGGCCTATCAGTATATTAATGTAATCCGGAAAAGAGCGCGGATAGATAAAAATGATCCTACACATGTGCCGGATCTGCAGAACCTCAGTAAAGAGCAGTTTCAGCAGGCTGTATGGAAGGAGTGGGACTGGGAGATGTATCAGGAAGGGCTGTCATGGACAACCATGAAACGCAGTAATACATTCAATCGTATACAGCAGCAACGCGGTAATACTCTGACTGTACCTGTAGGTCTGTATAACCAGACATGGCCTATTCCGATAGAAGAGATAACGAATAATAATATTCCGCAAAATCCTTTGTATCAATAG
- a CDS encoding PDZ domain-containing protein has product MNYTLTFLSRLFALLILCGVCGAESADAQSATVKKIYVAKSGRDSNPGTSAKPYASPGAALQAVSKLKKDGYSGAIEVIINTGVYYLDKPLSLGSEQSGSKNAPLTIQSAKGQQVIFSGAVPLNLQWKSGENGIWTAQVPEGIRFQSLYANGKQLIRARYPNYDPSVLPFNGYAADAISPERVKNWKNPEGAYVHALHIGRWGGFHYRVTGKDANGNLQLEGGQQNNRPSKMHETYRYVENVFEELDVANEWYLDEKTSTLFYMAPKGVNPAQQKLEAPILENIITLSGSKINPVHDIHVKGIQFVHTAPTFMKTAEPLLRSDWTIYRQGAVLITYAERCELSGSDFYDLGGNAIFVSDYNREIIIADNLIERIGASAISFVGNPDAVRSPAFRYEKFVLETEMDTVKGPKSDNYPSGCEASNNLIRNIGLIEKQVAGVQIAMASAIRVLHNTIYEVPRAGINIGDGTWGGHNIAHNDVFRTVLETSDHGAFNSWGRDRFWHPDRKEMNRLAAAHPEWVTLDAVVPTLIRNNRFQCDHGWDIDLDDGSTNYQIYNNICLSGGLKLREGFYRTVYNNVIVNNGFHPHVWFKNSHDVFRNNIVMQSHQDIQVNYWGDTVDYNYYTNIADLKKDQVKGVDAHSELFDGKFANAATGDFRVTGRIPAGFKNFNTSDVGVTSPRLLAKAVKPEIPQVKIQKEELKNRIVKWGGGEFKSIETLGEQSAAGLPEIAGVLVVKLAENSTAFKSGLRIGDVIVSCQKETINTVEDFQRIAKRDAYTGELAVTIYRNQVKQDLVLKL; this is encoded by the coding sequence ATGAACTACACGTTGACTTTTTTATCCCGCTTGTTTGCATTGCTTATATTATGTGGAGTATGTGGAGCTGAATCGGCTGATGCACAATCAGCAACTGTAAAGAAAATCTATGTGGCTAAATCCGGCCGTGACAGCAATCCGGGCACATCTGCCAAGCCATACGCCAGTCCCGGAGCAGCTCTGCAAGCTGTATCAAAATTGAAGAAAGACGGTTATAGCGGGGCTATAGAAGTAATTATCAATACAGGAGTTTATTATTTGGACAAACCCCTTTCTCTCGGTAGTGAACAGTCCGGATCGAAGAATGCTCCGCTTACTATTCAATCTGCAAAAGGTCAGCAGGTGATCTTCAGCGGTGCAGTTCCTTTGAATCTGCAATGGAAATCCGGAGAAAACGGAATCTGGACAGCTCAGGTGCCTGAAGGAATCCGTTTCCAAAGTTTGTATGCGAATGGTAAACAACTGATCCGTGCGAGATATCCGAACTATGATCCTTCGGTTCTTCCTTTTAATGGATATGCGGCTGATGCTATAAGTCCCGAACGTGTCAAAAACTGGAAAAATCCGGAGGGGGCATATGTACATGCTCTTCATATTGGCCGATGGGGTGGATTTCATTACAGGGTGACGGGAAAAGATGCCAATGGTAACTTACAGCTGGAAGGCGGGCAGCAGAATAACAGACCCAGCAAGATGCATGAGACGTACAGGTATGTGGAGAATGTATTTGAGGAGCTTGATGTGGCTAATGAATGGTATCTGGATGAGAAAACATCTACCTTATTCTACATGGCTCCCAAAGGTGTAAATCCGGCACAGCAAAAGCTGGAAGCTCCGATATTGGAGAATATCATTACCCTTTCCGGAAGCAAGATAAACCCGGTCCATGATATTCATGTGAAAGGTATACAGTTTGTACATACGGCTCCGACATTTATGAAGACAGCGGAACCTTTGCTGCGCAGTGACTGGACAATCTACAGACAAGGTGCAGTACTGATCACATATGCCGAGCGTTGTGAGTTGTCCGGATCAGATTTTTATGATCTGGGCGGTAATGCTATATTCGTTAGTGACTATAACAGAGAAATCATTATCGCTGATAATCTGATTGAGCGGATAGGAGCAAGTGCGATCAGCTTTGTGGGTAATCCGGATGCTGTCCGGTCACCTGCATTCCGTTATGAAAAGTTTGTGCTGGAGACAGAGATGGATACGGTAAAGGGTCCCAAATCAGATAATTATCCGTCAGGCTGTGAAGCAAGTAACAATCTGATCCGAAATATTGGTCTCATCGAAAAGCAGGTTGCAGGTGTGCAGATAGCGATGGCATCAGCTATTCGAGTACTGCATAATACGATCTATGAAGTACCACGTGCAGGTATCAATATTGGGGACGGTACATGGGGCGGACATAATATTGCCCATAATGATGTATTCCGTACCGTACTGGAGACGAGTGACCATGGAGCATTCAACTCCTGGGGAAGAGACCGTTTCTGGCATCCGGACCGTAAGGAAATGAACCGCCTGGCAGCTGCACATCCCGAATGGGTGACTTTGGATGCTGTAGTGCCGACATTGATACGTAACAACAGATTTCAGTGTGATCACGGGTGGGATATCGATCTGGATGATGGCTCTACCAATTATCAGATTTATAATAATATATGTCTGAGCGGAGGTTTAAAGCTTCGGGAAGGATTTTACAGGACGGTATACAATAATGTGATAGTCAACAATGGATTTCATCCGCATGTATGGTTCAAAAACAGCCATGATGTATTTCGCAATAATATCGTGATGCAGTCTCATCAGGATATTCAGGTCAACTATTGGGGGGATACAGTAGATTATAACTACTATACGAATATAGCGGATCTGAAGAAAGATCAGGTCAAAGGCGTAGATGCACATTCCGAATTGTTTGACGGAAAATTTGCGAATGCAGCAACAGGTGACTTCCGTGTAACTGGTCGTATTCCGGCAGGTTTTAAGAATTTTAATACTTCGGATGTAGGTGTTACAAGTCCAAGACTGCTTGCCAAGGCTGTGAAGCCCGAAATACCGCAGGTGAAAATACAGAAAGAAGAGCTGAAAAATCGGATTGTAAAATGGGGTGGAGGAGAGTTTAAGTCTATCGAAACATTAGGTGAGCAGTCCGCTGCGGGACTACCTGAAATCGCCGGAGTATTGGTTGTAAAGCTGGCTGAAAACAGTACTGCTTTCAAAAGCGGACTGCGTATTGGAGATGTAATTGTGTCGTGTCAGAAAGAAACAATAAATACAGTAGAGGATTTTCAACGAATTGCCAAACGAGATGCCTATACAGGTGAACTGGCTGTCACCATTTACAGGAATCAGGTTAAGCAGGATCTTGTTCTTAAGCTATGA
- a CDS encoding sigma-70 family RNA polymerase sigma factor: MTACENWDDHRLMAELKTNNELAFNAIYFRYSTVLYRYAFNILKDEDECTDVIQEIFVWLWENRSNLHISNLKCYLMAAVRYRMIRVIATSKRKEEILSRSISGTPLHTDDFLEVKELKHVITDFTASLPVRAQETFKLSREQYLSNKEIALQLGISEKTVEAQMTISLKKLRLYLNRMFG; the protein is encoded by the coding sequence ATGACAGCATGTGAAAATTGGGATGACCATAGGTTGATGGCCGAGTTGAAGACTAATAATGAATTAGCCTTCAATGCTATTTATTTTCGATATTCCACAGTACTCTATCGTTATGCTTTTAATATTCTTAAAGATGAGGATGAATGTACTGATGTTATTCAGGAAATCTTTGTCTGGTTATGGGAGAACAGATCGAATCTGCATATTTCTAATCTTAAGTGTTATTTAATGGCGGCTGTTAGATATAGAATGATAAGGGTGATCGCGACGAGTAAACGCAAGGAAGAAATTTTGTCAAGATCGATTTCCGGTACACCTTTACACACAGATGATTTTCTCGAAGTAAAGGAACTAAAACATGTCATAACTGACTTTACCGCTTCTTTACCTGTGCGTGCGCAGGAAACATTTAAACTTAGCCGTGAACAGTATCTGAGTAATAAGGAAATTGCTTTACAATTAGGTATTTCAGAAAAAACAGTTGAAGCACAAATGACAATTTCTCTAAAAAAACTCAGATTGTATCTGAACAGAATGTTTGGATAG